In Flavobacterium piscisymbiosum, the sequence AAAATACATTTTAATTTCACAAATGGTTTTCGTGTTGATTTTAGCAAATGGGTCGAAGGTTACAGAATTGCAATTAAAGGCAACAAAACCAGTTGGGTTAAAACTTCAAAACCATCTGACAGTTATCAAACCTATTGGAAATATTTAGAGACGGTTTTTATGTACGCAGGAACTGCTTCTTTAGAAAAAGAACTGAAATCAATTAATGCTTTAGACATAAAAATTGGAGATGTTTTTATAAAAGGAGGCTTTCCAGGTCACGCTGTTATTGTTGTTGATGTAGCTGTGAATCCAAAAAACAACCAAAAAATTATGCTTTTAGCACAAAGCTATATGCCAGCACAGGAAATTCAAATATTGAAAAATCCAAATAATAGTTCGTTGAGTCCTTGGTACGCTGTCGATTTCGGAACCTCTCTCAAAACACCCGAATGGACTTTTAGTTCTTCACAATTAAAACGTTTTTAAATGAAACGATTCCTTTTTTTATTCCTTATATTTCAAAATGTTTTTTCTCAAGAAATTCCATTGAATATTCAAAAATTAATGAAAGCATACCCGGATCAAGTTGTTGGTTTTAAGGATAATAAAATTATTTTTAGTGATAAATCAAATTTGATTTATGATGATTTTAAAAATAAAACGAATCAAGAATTGTTAGAAAATCCAGATATTGAGGATCAATTTAGGTTTGTTTATAACAAAGCAAATAAGAATTTAATTCCAAAGGATGATGCAGGAAGAATTCGAAATGAAGCTTTTTTTAAGAAAATTTACGGAAATTCAAAATCAGAAGTTGAATCAAAAATGACTGAAATTATTTGGTGCCCAAAATTAGTCAATCAAAAAATAAAAGTAACAACCGTAAATGGAATTGATAAAATTGTAAAAAAACTCTCGGCAGAATTAGATAATAATCCAGAATTTAAAAAATATATTAATGATATTGGAGGTACATTTAGTTGGAGAAAAATTTCAGGAACAAACCGATTGAGTATGCATAGTTATGGAATGACTATAGATATTAATGTCAAAAATTCCAATTATTGGCAATGGGATTGTAAATGTAAAAATGAAGAATCTAATCTTTCATATAGAAATCAAATTCCCCTGAAGCTAGTTTCAATTTTTGAAAAATACGGCTTTATTTGGGGAGGAAATTGGAAACATTATGACACAATGCATTTTGAGTATCGACCTGAACTTTTTTTATAAATTATTTTATTCCAAGAAATATTGTGCAGGAAAGTGGATTACGAATTAAAAATTTATGATTATGGATTTTAGGCTAAAAGTATT encodes:
- a CDS encoding DUF4846 domain-containing protein — its product is MKVKFLFIVAISIVFFCFFSFSKTNNTNKSNLWGNTIQQRFQLPQGYVREEESKGSFAFFLRNIPLKPLGSDVLYFDGTIKSNRNVYEAVVDLPIGKQDLHQCADAVMRLRADYFYSQKQYDKIHFNFTNGFRVDFSKWVEGYRIAIKGNKTSWVKTSKPSDSYQTYWKYLETVFMYAGTASLEKELKSINALDIKIGDVFIKGGFPGHAVIVVDVAVNPKNNQKIMLLAQSYMPAQEIQILKNPNNSSLSPWYAVDFGTSLKTPEWTFSSSQLKRF
- a CDS encoding M15 family metallopeptidase, whose translation is MKRFLFLFLIFQNVFSQEIPLNIQKLMKAYPDQVVGFKDNKIIFSDKSNLIYDDFKNKTNQELLENPDIEDQFRFVYNKANKNLIPKDDAGRIRNEAFFKKIYGNSKSEVESKMTEIIWCPKLVNQKIKVTTVNGIDKIVKKLSAELDNNPEFKKYINDIGGTFSWRKISGTNRLSMHSYGMTIDINVKNSNYWQWDCKCKNEESNLSYRNQIPLKLVSIFEKYGFIWGGNWKHYDTMHFEYRPELFL